The genomic stretch TCCGTGCCCGTCTTAAACATGCGTGTACCTGGCCTATTGACCTGCCTTCCACTTCCACTGGTTCACTTCTCCGGTTCTCCTTCTCCGGCTCGGCCTTCTTGGCTGCTCTGCTTGGCAGCTGAACAGAGGCCCGTGCCTGCACTGCGCAGCAGCGATGAGGGACTGGGCGCCGGCGATCATCGCGACGGCGCTGTTCGCGCTCCTGTGCCCGGGCGGCGTCCTTCAGATGCCAGGCCGGCAGCGGCCCGTCGACCTCATGAACATGAAGACCAGCTTCCCGTCCATGCTCGTCCATGCCATCATCTACTTCCTGCTGCTCATGCTCTTCATCGTCATCCTGCAGCCTCATCTCTACATCTGATGTGAGCGTACGTGTGTTTCCCGCCTTGCAGAGGCTCCTAGCATGTTTTAATTTCTTGGGGATGTAGTTTGGGCCTTTATTAGCTTTGTAACTTTACGGATCAGAGGATTATAGTATGTAATATGCCTCCTGAAAACTTTTAATTTGGTTCAGAGTTTCAGACTTCAGAGTGTCAATCTATGCGGACCAAAGTTTAGTGTCAATTTTTCGTCTCCTGCAGCATGGCGTGCATGGTTTTCGAGAAATCTCTGACAGAACATAGCACAATATGGCAACAGCGTAGATTTTCAGTGTCTGATTCTAATTTTTGACAGGAGCAATTCGAAATTCATAAGAGTGACCAGCGCAAATCTGTGCACCTGCCACCTGTTAGTGTTCTGCTATGTGTCCCCTTATCTGATCTCATATAGCACTACTAACCGTAACTCAAGAAATCCTTAGGACGGCAAAGCGAGCTATTAGATTAGTTTGCGGACGTGTAGGTAGAAAAGATACAGATTTAGACCACAAGCAGAATCATCCTCTGTTAAATGGTTTAGCCATGATGCTGTCCACAGAGACTTTCTCCTGTATTGATACAAGCTGAGCAGTTTCGCcacaaagaaaaaacaaaacatgTCCAGTTACAACAACTAGAGATCAAACAAATTGTGGAGTGCTAACAGCTGAAAGTAAGGTGCAATAGTATCGGGCAAATTGTTTGGGTTTGTCAAGCTTAATTGCAGATTCATATTGCTGGGAAGGCCAGCCACtactttgacttgacgacggtCACAGGGCATGATGCATTCGACAGCACATAATTCGTCACACTTCCCAGCAGAATCCTGCAGGTTCATCCGAGCAAATAAAATAACGCACGGTCAGAGTAAAACATAAGGAAATCTAGATACGCAGGTGACGCGCATTTTGTATCTATCATTTCGTCGGCACATTCGAATCGTATATGACTGCGTTTCGTGTCCTCTGAATCATGAACAACACTTCGTCTATGAAGATTCTCAGAACGTCGAGCAGGTGGTGAACCTGAACGAACGTTTGTTCAGGAAAACTGCTAACGCCATTGCTGCAGGCAGCGTGCGTACCTTTGGACAGATCCAAGGCCACGGCTGCCCATGACGAGCGACTCGAGATGGAGCTCCTCCACGGCGTCGCACACCTTCTCCCTCGGGTCACCCCAGTACATCTTGATCACCACGCACAGCTGTTCGTCCAGCATGGGTGCACGcgtgcagcaacaacaacaacaacaacgggATCATCAGTAGCACGCTCACCATCTAGACGCAGCTGCAAGCGTTGAACAGCAGCACGCACCTCTTTCTGCCGGGCCACGGCGCTGAGCGTGTCGAACACCTCGGGGTCCTCCGGCATGTCGTAGCGCTGCCTCACAGGCGGATCCATGAGCTCCTCGAGCGGGATCAGCGCTGCCATCGATTCAAACTCAAATCCAAATcgagcagctagctagctacgagTATAAGGCAAGGGCCAATCGAGTTCGCAGGCGCAGCAGCTTACGCGATCCGGTGCGGGACCAGAGGGTGTTCTTCGCCTCATCCTTGCGGTGGTGGCGGATGTGGAGGAGCACGAGCGTGTCGCCCTTGCAGACCAGGTTGTCGGTCGCCCACCGCAGCGCCTTCTTGCTGCTCGGCGAGAAGTCCATCGCCACGCCGATCCTCCGCTCCGCCATGGTTACCGCTTAGCCGGCCGCAGACGTTCCAATTCCTCCTAATCACGGTCTCGTCGTCCGCTAGATTTTCCTTTCGCTTTCACTGCGGCTAGGGCATCGATCTCTCCCGTGACAAGCTTGTGGTTAATTTCGTCGGGGGTGCGTGCGTGCGCCCGGCCGCGGATCGCGCACTTGCCCTTGTGTTGGGCGAGGCGAGAGACGCGCGCCGCGGTGCGCGGACGGCCTGTCACGGGAGGCGCGCGGGTGAACGCGACGTGGCCTACTGCAGCTGCAGGCTGCAGCGCCGCGCGCAAGGACGGGCGGGTGGGGTGGATGGGTTTGGGTTGGGTTCGCCGGTTCGGTTGGGAGTTGGGACGTTGGGTAAGGAGGGGCGCGTCCACGGGGAAATACGCATGAATTGGGCCCGGCCCATAGGCCTAGATGCCTAGTGGCCCAAGAGCAACTTCGGCATGTAACGGAGGAGCGCTTATCGTTTCCGTGGCAAGCGCAATCGCGCGTGGGTCATCAATTAGCACGGGTTGTTAGAATTGATCCAACCCTAATCCGTGCCTTTGCTCGCcgactcgccgccgccgccgccgccgccgccgccgctgcttccAGCAGGTTCATTGCCCGATAGGCTTTTCCCTCCGATTTTCATAGTTTGTTTGCTAGTGGTTATACGGAGATTAATGTTGATGTAGGTACACAATGGGGGTGTTCTTTTTCAAACTCCAAAAGGGAACGTTCAAGGTTCATTctacaaaaaaaagagaagaaaggcCCAGGCATCCTAGTTCAAGGTTGAAAGTACTATTTGTTGAATggctatgagagaaaaatactgctaattcaacagataagctcaaacgaacaagCTGTTAGAAGTTGAGTCAAAAGAGAAGCGTGTGTTGTTCACGATAGTGATATAATTTGCTGTTATGTAACAGATGTTGCTCTATGTATGGTAATACGGTGCAAGTGAGTGCTGGATCATGATTTTCCTCTTACATGTTAGTAATAGTGTCCCTAATGTTAACATGCATATCTGGAGATTTTTAAACACTTACCATATTTTCTGTGCAATATCATATACTCCCTTCTGTCCATGGAAAAATGCAATTAGGGATATGTGCAAGTCAGagtagtttaaatttgattagATTTTATGTCTCTAACTAAGTTTATTATGAAGATATATTTCATATTGAATTTAACGATGTTTATTATAATTATtagtagttttttattttatataattctaGTTAAACTTTAAATTGTTTGATTTCATAAATGCATTGGGATCCTCTGCAGAAGGGCTTGGGTCCATGGAAACCGTGTGTTGGTATATATGTTAATGACCTCAGTACTGCATATATAGGATCGATATCCTACACATATTGTTATCTGATGTCTGGTCCTTGTTAGGTTCGACGAGAGCAACTAAGTCAGCTACGATTCGacgacaacaacaacaacaaccaagAACATCGAGGCCTGCTGACGGTCTCCGATACTATGGATGGTCCTGGCCTAAGGTCGTTGGCCTTACAGCAAGTGAGGCTAAGAGTAGGATCGAACGAGATTGCCCGGGAGTCTACTGTCAAGTGGTCTCCGTGAACCAATTGCTAACCATGTGTTACTGCTCTGGACGCGTTCGGCTCTTGGTTGATAGAAACGGCACGGTTGTTAAAACTCCTCGCGTTGGTTAGGCCAGATATCAGATATGCTTGGTTATATTGTCATCAGACGAGCTGCCATTACTGTTCTTACATTCGGTTTTACACTTTTACTATGCGCTTTCATAGACCTGCAGATTCAGGTTGAGTTAGCATTTCTATTTGCTCATATCTCCAATCCATACAGTTTTACATGGTTTTGATTGCGTGTCAATTCTCGATTGAAATAAACACGGGGAGATGCTTTGTCTTTGTGAACTCTCAAAACCAGTTCAATTAATTCTTAGTGGGGCTAATGTAGCAGGGCTAACAGCAACTTTGTAACTTTGTTTCCTTTCGTCTTAATGAAACACGGGCTCTTTAACCCGTTCGCGAAAAAAAATTAATTCTTAGTGGGATTGTAATTGGTTACGATGTAGGGTGATTACGTTTTCAGAATCTGGTGCTCATTTTGGATCCAGTGTCTGTTGGTCCAAAGTTTTACACTAAATCTATCGCTCACTCGAGTGTTTCATCGTGTCATTGCACTCGATTTTTTTGAGCCCTCATCTTCTTCGTCCAATGCTTCCACCCTCTTCTCTGGCAGCAGCGGTGGTGATCGAGCTCGCATGCGTCGACGAGGTAggcatcctcctcctcctcctcctcctcctcctcgacgCTGGCTAGGGTTTCGGCGAGCCTCTCCGCtctttcttctccaactccgatgGGTATAAAAGGGCTCGACCGAGGGGAGGTAGGTAGGCTAGACGGCATGGGCGGATCCAGTGGGTGGCACGGGTATGGCATGGCATACCCTAGATCCAGCCCAAAAAATATACATGTAAATTTCGTACCTAACAATTTTTCATCtattatatcgaatctttagacacatgcagacgaaaacaaaaacaaattgtatagtttggttgtaaattgcgagacaaattttttaagcctaattaatctataattggatactaattgtctaataaaatgaaaatgctacagtagctaaattcaaaaacttttcagaactaaacaaggccttgataaaAAAACTCTACTCCCTTTGGTCTCGCACCTGCTCTCCGCTGCTCCTTCCAAATGCACGATGGACGCATGACTTATACCATTTAGGCCTttttacttccaaaaattttacaaattattttaaaattgctcatcacatcgaatcttgcggcacatgtatggagcattgaatatagataaaaaaataactaattgcacagtttgcctgtaatttgcgagacgaatcttttgaacctagttagtctatggttggacaatatttatcaaatacaaacgaaaatgctacagtgtctattttgtaatttttttcaactaaacaaggccttaatagttGTGTACCGACTTGGATATTTTTTATGAAATTCTATCAAATTACTAAATAAATTTTGCCCGTTTGTATATAAAATTTTTTTGTTCGGCATACCTCAAGCAAAAATCCTAGCTCCGCCACTGCTAGACGGTGAGGATAGTGGTCGAGCGGTTTAGGAGAGCTAATGGTGGTAGAGACGATCGGGCCAGTTGGGGCATGGGGTCTTGCTGGAATTGGAGAAGATGATGAATTGCGAGCTCGCTAAAGTTGAAGAAAATGGCCGTGGTGGAGATGAAGCGGGAGGCCGCTGCGGGTGTTAGGGTCTGTTGCAGCTCCACGAACACTAGTGCCCGTGGCGGGATGGTGGATGGCAGCAAGGATCAGGAACCAAGGTGGAAGATAAAAAGTAAGTCAGATGTCACAACGCGTGAGTGCACGGTAGACAGGCCTAAATTTTATAGATTGCTTGTGATGATAGCACAATTCCCTTCCGTTATTGTAGTTCACAGCCCAGCCCATCACAGAGACTGTTTTGTACGGAGTACGT from Sorghum bicolor cultivar BTx623 chromosome 3, Sorghum_bicolor_NCBIv3, whole genome shotgun sequence encodes the following:
- the LOC8060096 gene encoding universal stress protein PHOS32 yields the protein MAERRIGVAMDFSPSSKKALRWATDNLVCKGDTLVLLHIRHHRKDEAKNTLWSRTGSPLIPLEELMDPPVRQRYDMPEDPEVFDTLSAVARQKELCVVIKMYWGDPREKVCDAVEELHLESLVMGSRGLGSVQRILLGSVTNYVLSNASCPVTVVKSK